The Impatiens glandulifera chromosome 8, dImpGla2.1, whole genome shotgun sequence genome includes a window with the following:
- the LOC124912821 gene encoding LRR receptor-like serine/threonine-protein kinase GSO1 has product MVVFSKAILLVFMAYNLLLLCGCQTIPMVKPKPSSSSSSIVGVLMEIKKSFMVESVNVLNDWSSSKNADFCTWVGISCELSSSRVVGLNLTDSSLAGRIPPAIGKLTDLVVLDLSVNELTGPISTTFMNLSSLEILNLSSNNFSGFIPPEIGLLKKLKIIRIGNNDFTGTFPTSVGDLTNLVTLGLAYCKFTGEIPAEIGKLTQLEVLSLQYNVFEGQIPPEIGNCSNLQVFTGSGNKLNGTIPVELGKLRNLTSLNLMNNFITGEIPEQLGDLSQLYYLNLLGNKLEGSIPKSLGQLGYLVTLDLSVNKLTGEIPEELWVLGNLKQLVLSNNSLSGTITKKMCSNTTNLVYLNLANSHLSGEIPAGIGNCRSLQQLDLSNNTLNGSIPLEFYQLVNLNLVTFHNNSLVGSISPLIENLTNLNVLALYHNSFNGSLPREIGKLQSLENLFLYENHFSGEIPMEIGNCSSLQQVDFYGNSFSGQIPTSIGNLHSLNFLHLRENDLSGEIPATLGYCNQLTILDLADNHLSGRIPASFGNLTVLEQLMLYNNSLEGNIPMELSNLRNLTRITISDNRFIGNLAPLCGSKSFLSFDVTNNDFHGEIPSQLGLSNSLERLRLGNNNFTGEIPPALGLIGKLSLLDLSVNSLTGEIPNTLSFCRNLTHIDLNSNHLSGLIPSWIGNFSELGELKLSYNQFSGGIPPELFNCSKLLTLYLDNNLLTGILPVQIEKLAAVNSLNLDNNKLTGSIPPAVCMLTTLYDIRLSRNMFTGEIPVEIGKLKLLQIALDLSYNNLTGNIPFTISEMGSLQAIDLSHNNLTGKIPPKISELPGLAKFDVSYNNLAGNLESEFSRFPANSFIGNGLLCGGPLKECGGVDRSHRLSRQTRIITISAVTSLAAIIVLILGLAYFFKKNSESYRKAKQVRSGGGYSSASSQTAIRRPLFRFGSPYGRDIKSEDIMKATNNLSDEFIIGTGGSGTVYRAELLTGEMVAVKRMKTKDDELTEKSFAREVKTLGRIRHRHLVKLMGYCGDKNSGDHLLIYEFMENGSLWDWLHGEGAGGKKKTNLDWESRVRIAVGLAHGVEYLHHDCIPPIVHRDVKSSNILLDGDMEPHLGDFGLAKTISTVDNYDSINTDSNSWFAGSFGYIAPEYAYSMRATDKSDVYSMGIVLMELVTGRMPTDGSFGLNMDMVRWVETRVEMEGYIREEVIDPNLKPLMPHEESAAFQVLEIALGCTKTAPAERPSSRQVGDLLRRVATDKTFHLEKKNLDVYA; this is encoded by the exons atggTCGTCTTCTCCAAAGCTATTCTTCTGGTTTTCATGGCGTATAACCTTCTTCTTCTCTGCGGGTGCCAAACAATACCAATGGTTAAACCTAaaccatcttcatcttcatcttcaatcgTTGGAGTTCTCATGGAGATTAAAAAATCGTTTATGGTGGAATCAGTAAATGTACTGAATGACTGGTCATCGTCTAAAAATGCTGATTTCTGTACATGGGTGGGGATTTCTTGTGAGTTGAGTTCATCTCGAGTTGTGGGGTTAAACCTGACTGACTCGTCTCTCGCCGGACGAATTCCACCGGCTATTGGAAAGTTAACTGATTTGGTCGTTCTTGATCTTTCTGTTAATGAACTCACCGGACCTATTTCAACCACTTTCATGAATCTATCTTCTTTAGAGATATTGAACTTATCTTCTAATAACTTCTCTGGTTTCATTCCGCCGGAGATTGGTTTATTGAAGAAGCTCAAAATTATAAGAATCGGCAACAATGATTTCACGGGAACTTTTCCGACGTCGGTTGGAGATCTTACCAATCTGGTTACTCTTGGACTAGCTTATTGTAAATTCACCGGCGAAATTCCGGCAGAGATCGGCAAGCTTACTCAGCTTGAGGTTCTGTCTTTGCAGTATAATGTATTTGAAGGTCAAATCCCGCCGGAAATCGGGAATTGCTCTAATCTACAAGTTTTCACTGGTTCAGGCAATAAACTCAATGGAACAATACCGGTTGAACTTGGTAAGCTTCGGAATCTCACAAGTCTTAATCTTATGAACAATTTTATCACCGGAGAGATACCGGAGCAACTGGGTGATCTTTCCCAGCTTTATTACTTAAATCTTTTGGGAAACAAACTCGAAGGGTCAATTCCAAAGTCATTGGGTCAATTGGGTTATCTTGTAACACTTGATTTATCGGTAAACAAACTCACCGGAGAAATCCCGGAAGAACTTTGGGTCTTGGGTAATCTCAAACAGCTGGTGTTATCAAACAACAGTCTTTCCGGTACCATAACTAAAAAGATGTGTTCAAATACAACGAATCTTGTTTATTTGAATCTTGCTAATAGTCATCTTTCCGGCGAGATTCCGGCGGGAATAGGGAATTGTCGGTCATTGCAACAGCTTGATTTGTCTAATAATACATTAAACGGATCAATTCCATTGGAGTTTTATCAGCTGGTTAATCTAAACCTAGTTACTTTTCATAACAACTCATTGGTGGGATCAATTTCTCCATTGATTGAAAATCTCACAAATTTGAATGTTCTTGCTCTGTATCATAACAGCTTTAATGGCAGCCTTCCAAGAGAGATAGGAAAGCTTCAAAGTCTAGAAAATCTTTTTCTTTATGAAAATCATTTTTCCGGGGAGATTCCGATGGAGATTGGAAATTGTTCAAGCTTGCAACAGGTTGATTTCTACGGGAACTCTTTCTCCGGTCAGATACCCACCTCAATCGGAAATCTACACAGTCTTAATTTCCTTCACCTCCGAGAAAACGATCTCTCCGGTGAAATTCCGGCCACATTGGGGTACTGCAACCAATTAACAATCCTGGATTTGGCTGATAATCATCTCTCCGGCAGAATTCCGGCGAGTTTTGGTAATCTTACTGTTCTTGAACAACTTATGCTTTACAATAACTCTCTTGAAGGAAACATCCCTATGGAGTTATCAAATCTTCGAAACTTGACCAGAATTACTATATCAGATAACAGATTCATCGGAAACCTAGCTCCATTATGTGGGTCTAAATCGTTCTTATCTTTTGATGTCACAAACAATGATTTTCACGGCGAGATTCCATCTCAATTGGGTCTTTCGAATTCTCTTGAAAGACTTAGATTGGGTAATAATAATTTCACCGGAGAAATCCCTCCGGCGTTGGGACTGATCGGAAAGTTGTCACTTTTAGATCTCTCTGTTAATTCCCTCACCGGAGAAATTCCAAACACTCTGTCTTTCTGCAGGAACTTAACCCATATCGATTTAAACAGTAATCATCTTTCCGGTTTGATTCCTTCATGGATTGGAAATTTCTCTGAGTTAGGAGAGTTGAAACTCTCGTATAATCAGTTTTCCGGTGGAATCCCGCCGGAGTTATTCAATTGTTCTAAGCTGTTAACTCTCTACCTTGATAACAATCTGCTCACCGGAATCCTCCCGGTTCAGATTGAAAAACTCGCCGCCGTCAACAGTTTGAATCTCGATAACAACAAGCTTACAGGATCCATCCCGCCGGCGGTATGTATGTTAACAACACTCTATGATATCAGGTTATCAAGAAATATGTTCACCGGAGAAATACCAGTTGAAATAGGAAAGCTTAAGTTGCTTCAAATTGCTCTTGATCTTAGTTACAATAACCTCACCGGAAACATTCCCTTTACCATTTCAGAGATGGGAAGTTTGCAAGCTATAGATCTTTCTCATAACAATCTAACCGGAAAAATACCCCCAAAGATTAGCGAGTTACCAGGCTTGGCGAAGTTCGATGTCTCTTACAACAATCTGGCCGGGAACCTCGAGTCGGAATTCTCGCGTTTCCCGGCCAACTCGTTTATCGGAAATGGCCTTCTATGCGGCGGCCCTCTTAAGGAATGCGGCGGGGTGGACCGATCCCATCGCCTTAGTCGACAAACGAGGATCATTACAATTTCAGCAGTCACATCTTTAGCAGCCATCATTGTGTTGATTTTAGGACTTGCTTATTTCTTCAAGAAGAATAGTGAATCCTATCGAAAAGCTAAACAAGTGAGAAGCGGCGGAGGTTACTCGTCCGCGTCGTCACAAACCGCCATTCGAAGGCCGCTGTTTCGATTCGGTTCGCCTTATGGGAGAGATATTAAATCGGAAGACATCATGAAAGCGACAAATAACCTAAGCGACGAGTTCATCATTGGGACGGGTGGATCCGGGACGGTGTACCGAGCTGAGCTTCTAACAGGAGAAATGGTTGCGGTTAAGAGGATGAAAACGAAAGACGATGAATTAACCGAGAAGAGTTTCGCGCGAGAAGTGAAGACATTGGGGAGGATTCGACATAGGCATTTGGTTAAGCTAATGGGGTATTGTGGTGACAAGAACTCGGGCGATCATTTGTTGATATACGAGTTTATGGAGAACGGTAGCCTTTGGGATTGGTTGCACGGGGAAGGAGCAGGCGGGAAGAAGAAGACGAATCTCGATTGGGAATCTAGGGTTAGGATTGCAGTCGGGCTAGCTCACGGAGTTGAGTATCTTCATCACGATTGCATCCCTCCAATCGTTCATAGGGATGTTAAGTCGAGCAACATCTTATTGGATGGCGATATGGAACCACATCTTGGGGACTTTGGGCTCGCAAAAACAATCTCGACTGTTGATAATTACGATTCAATCAACACGGATTCGAACTCGTGGTTTGCTGGTTCCTTCGGCTACATTGCACCAG AGTATGCTTATTCAATGAGGGCGACGGATAAGAGCGACGTATACAGCATGGGGATCGTGTTGATGGAGTTGGTGACCGGGAGAATGCCTACTGATGGAAGTTTCGGTTTGAACATGGACATGGTGAGATGGGTAGAGACTCGAGTCGAAATGGAAGGGTACATAAGGGAAGAAGTAATTGATCCAAATTTGAAGCCCTTAATGCCTCATGAAGAATCGGCTGCGTTTCAAGTTTTGGAGATCGCACTCGGATGCACCAAGACTGCACCTGCGGAGAGGCCATCGTCTAGGCAGGTGGGAGATCTCCTTCGTCGTGTCGCGACCGATAAGACATTTCATTTAGAGAAGAAAAACCTAGATGTTTATGCATAG
- the LOC124912822 gene encoding LRR receptor-like serine/threonine-protein kinase GSO1: MEKKKIKLGFSRSFFLILLVLISIFFNLISCHDHHLSSSSTIKVLLKIKQSFTKNKSHVLNDWSAKNPDFCKWKGISCRKNSQIVIGINLFNSSLAGKISPAIGLLTNLLIIDLSQNHISGSIPTILSKLSLLETLFLNSNKLSGSIPSELGSLKNLKNLRLGDNDLKGSIPATFGNLTSLVNLGLVSCNLSGEIPAELGKLSRLETLNLQENELHGQIPKEIGNCLGLVTLRLQFNNLDGNVPDELGKLKNLQSLNLANNSLAGVVPEKLGDLNQLSYLNLVGNRLTGFIPKSLGQLGNLQTLDLSSNNLAGEIPEELGKLGQLGYLVLSNNNLVGEIPRRICSNLTKLKALFLTYNQLSGGIPAGIRNCRSLTQIDLSNNELNGSIPLELYELTELTLLGLYNNSLMGSISPMIGKLINLQILALHKNKLTGNLPKEIGMLRNLMIFYIYENQFAGKIPEEIGNCSNLQSVDFYRNSFTGKIPNTFGKLKQLNLLHLRDNKLSGEIPSGLGHCSQLKILDLADNKFSGGIPATFGNLSSLEQLILYKNNLQGNLPDELSNLRNLTIITLSFNRLTGTLAPLCNSQSLMYLNVINNDFSGEIPSKLGLLPSLKTLKLGKNKFTGRIPPGLGQNKELFLLDLSGNSLTGEIPKSFSSLSKLTYLDFNTNHLSGQIPSWFGNLTELEKMNFSYNKFSGSLPPELFNCSKLLILSMENNSLTGNLPVEIGKLKLLNTLNLNNNKFSGRIPPAIGMLTDLIELRLSGNMFAGDIPTEIGYLQNLYLSLDLSHNNLSGEIPKSIAGLSKLEDLDLSYNDLSGKIPGLISEMRSLVNFNASYNKLKGKLAAGFLRFPASAFKGNADLCGLPLKKCHGRFG; encoded by the coding sequence atggagaagaagaagatcaaacTGGGTTTCTCTAGAtcattttttctgattttacttgttttgatTAGCATCTTCTTCAATCTAATCTCCTGCCATGATCATCATTTATCTTCATCATCAACCATTAAAGTTCTTTTGAAGATTAAACAATCATTTACAAAGAATAAGAGTCATGTATTGAATGACTGGTCGGCTAAAAACCCAGATTTCTGTAAATGGAAAGGAATTTCTTGCCGGAAAAATTCACAAATAGTCATCGGCATCAACTTGTTTAACTCTTCTCTCGCCGGAAAAATCTCGCCGGCGATCGGACTGTTAACCAATTTGCTCATCATAGATCTTTCCCAAAACCATATTTCCGGCTCAATCCCAACCATTCTCTCTAAATTATCCTTATTAGAAACCCTGTTTCTAAATTCAAACAAACTTTCTGGATCCATTCCATCTGAACTGGGTTCacttaagaatttaaaaaatctcaGACTTGGTGACAATGATTTGAAAGGGAGTATTCCGGCGACGTTTGGGAATCTCACCAGTCTTGTTAATCTGGGTTTGGTTTCTTGCAATCTCAGCGGCGAAATTCCGGCGGAGCTTGGGAAACTTAGTCGACTTGAGACTTTGAATTTGCAGGAAAATGAACTTCATGGTCAGATTCCTAAAGAGATTGGGAATTGCTTAGGTCTTGTTACATTGAGATTACAATTCAATAATCTTGATGGAAATGTACCGGATGAACTGGGTAAGCTCAAGAATCTTCAAAGTCTTAATCTTGCTAACAATTCTCTCGCCGGAGTTGTCCCGGAGAAGTTGGGTGATTTGAATCAGCTTAGTTATTTGAATCTTGTTGGAAATCGACTCACGGGGTTTATACCTAAGTCATTGGGTCAATTGGGtaatcttcaaactcttgatTTATCATCAAATAATCTCGCCGGAGAGATACCGGAGGAATTGGGGAAGTTGGGTCAATTGGGTTATCTTGTTTTATCAAACAATAATCTTGTTGGTGAAATACCGAGAAGAATATGTTCAAATTTAACGAAACTGAAGGCTTTGTTTCTGACTTATAATCAACTTTCCGGTGGGATTCCGGCGGGAATAAGAAATTGTCGATCACTTACACAGATTGATTTATCTAATAATGAACTCAATGGGTCTATTCCATTGGAATTGTATGAGTTGACTGAGTTAACCCTACTCGGTCTTTACAACAATTCGTTAATGGGTTCGATTTCTCCGATGATCGGAAAACTCATCAATTTGCAGATACTAGCATTGCATAAGAATAAATTGACTGGAAATCTTCCAAAAGAGATTGGAATGCTCAGAAAtcttatgatattttatatctATGAAAACCAATTCGCCGGAAAGATACCTGAGGAGATCGGAAACTGCTCAAACCTTCAATCGGTTGATTTCTACCGGAATTCCTTCACCGGAAAAATACCCAATACGTTTGGGAAGTTGAAGCAATTGAATCTTCTTCACCTGAGGGATAACAAACTCTCCGGCGAAATCCCATCTGGGTTAGGTCACTGCAGTCAACTGAAAATCCTAGACTTGGCAGACAATAAATTCTCCGGCGGAATTCCGGCGACGTTTGGTAATCTATCCTCTCTTGAACAGCTTATACTTTACAAGAACAATCTCCAAGGTAATCTCCCTGATGAACTATCCAATCTCCGAAACTTAACCATAATCACTCTTTCGTTTAATAGATTGACCGGAACCCTAGCTCCGTTGTGTAATTCACAGTCATTGATGTATCTAAATGTTATAAACAATGATTTTTCCGGCGAGATTCCTTCTAAATTGGGTTTGTTGCCTTCTTTGAAAACTCTCAAATTGGGGAAGAACAAATTCACAGGAAGAATCCCACCGGGGTTGGGACAAAATAAAGAACTATTTCTATTAGATCTCTCCGGCAATTCCCTCACCGGAGAAATCCCGAAATCCTTTTCCTCATTGAGCAAACTAACATATCTTGATTTCAATACCAATCATCTCTCCGGCCAGATTCCTTCATGGTTTGGTAATTTGACTGAGCTTGAAAAGATGAACTTTTCATACAACAAGTTTTCTGGGTCTCTCCCGCCGGAGCTATTCAATTGCTCAAAGCTTCTGATTCTCTCTATGGAGAACAATTCACTCACCGGAAACCTCCCTGTTGAAATCGGAAAACTTAAGTTACTCAATACTCTCAATCTGAATAACAATAAATTTTCCGGGCGAATTCCTCCTGCTATAGGTATGCTAACCGATTTGATTGAACTCCGGCTGTCGGGAAACATGTTCGCCGGAGATATACCTACTGAAATTGGATATCTTCAAAATCTATATCTTTCTCTGGATCTCAGTCATAACAATCTGAGTGGTGAAATCCCGAAATCTATAGCAGGGCTTTCGAAATTGGAAGATCTTGATCTTTCTTATAACGATTTGAGTGGGAAAATTCCTGGATTGATTAGTGAAATGAGAAGTTTGGTGAATTTTAATGCTTCTTATAATAAATTGAAGGGGAAATTAGCTGCCGGATTCTTGCGTTTTCCGGCCAGTGCGTTTAAAGGAAACGCTGATCTTTGTGGTCTTCCTTTGAAGAAATGCCATGGAAGGTTTGGATAg
- the LOC124912115 gene encoding uncharacterized protein LOC124912115 produces the protein MGGVSSLVRRWMDFAGSHINSFSSTAGSPLPPRPVSEAGTSEFGEDKFETGLVIDSLTDWEVDGVDNVAGNGSNSGEMERPSVADVIKKLTTENQMQGSLMSWKNDHDNAAAAAGAGDGSLGRIQIPAANRGKWQSAASLVLPRIRGRQALADLLMRMEKEREKEVNGLLERRAVSKFIHRGRIQAMLRLRYMRRGIEKEGYSDYYHRQQQERQSRSVETALGVVNRKKLLLISGTSSGERIPRPRKPDDDNRRKQTHSDSDSAEQRTDGTELLVTECCNSKEDQRRSLLEEKATTDSEQSKELECSTSSVVVLRERFNAGAAEISCDAVNLKWTRRDVACCSSSSAGSCSNSDLLKEKTEPLPLSLPLTGDENQSTSSNNAENAPSSESPCPTTETTINEHETATQEEEINVQEELTVSNHESSADEIPQQIGFESGENADGDSMSQQQGSWGYDNEDDQYNGGDESDYDQLGDNTDWILEISRPRSDWEDLRQERYQEMLDPFQHKQDIRELLQRGSVSSFLSSGLRQTIDSLMMSRTQTQPNSARERRERSVISLSPQREPLPLDNQQEEQEVGLEMDDVFVEDAVVEQIEEEEEANLIHWQSDEVEWETNNNPPDHNESSPQQESSHFQSSANTIRCSIELDFLNDLKGNIGQLQEEMSELRRYLKLCISMQEKLQHSLKHDIAAAVKHEVTTVMVKAAEKEEPLKGLKGNCCICYEMKVDSLLYRCGHMCTCFNCAHELQRSSGRCPICRSPIIDIVRPFIDS, from the exons ATGGGTGGCGTTTCATCTCTTGTTAGAAGATGGATGGATTTCGCCGGTTCTCATATTAATTCCTTTTCATCAACCGCCGGCAGCCCTTTACCGCCGCGGCCGGTATCGGAAGCGGGGACGTCGGAGTTCGGGGAAGATAAATTTGAAACAGGGTTAGTGATTGATTCTTTAACAGATTGGGAAGTTGACGGCGTTGATAACGTCGCCGGAAATGGGTCGAATTCCGGCGAGATGGAAAGGCCTAGTGTGGCGGATGTGATTAAGAAATTGACGACGGAGAATCAAATGCAGGGTTCTTTAATGAGTTGGAAGAATGATCACGATAAtgctgccgccgccgccggagCCGGCGACGGATCTTTGGGTAGAATTCAAATTCCGGCGGCGAACAGGGGAAAGTGGCAATCGGCGGCGTCTTTGGTTTTGCCGAGAATTAGAGGACGACAAGCGTTGGCCGATTTATTAATGCGAATGGAAAAAGAAAGGGAAAAAGAGGTTAATGGGTTATTGGAACGTCGGGCTGTTTCGAAATTCATTCATAGAGGCCGAATTcag GCAATGCTTCGTTTGAGATACATGCGGCGAGGAATAGAGAAGGAAGGATACAGCGATTATTATCATCGTCAACAACAAGAACGCCAATCGCGATCCGTAGAAACAGCACTTGGCGTCGTCAATCGGAAAAAGTTGTTGTTAATTTCCGGCACGTCCTCCGGCGAGAGGATTCCCAGGCCACGAAAGCCCGACGACGACAACCGACGGAAGCAAACCCATTCGGATTCAGATTCGGCGGAGCAACGGACCGACGGTACCGAACTATTGGTAACAGAATGTTGCAATTCGAAAGAGGATCAACGACGTTCTTTGTTAGAAGAGAAAGCTACAACCGATTCGGAACAATCTAAGGAATTAGAATGTTCAACCTCCTCCGTAGTTGTCCTGag GGAAAGATTCAACGCCGGAGCAGCCGAGATCAGCTGTGATGCTGTAAATTTGAAATGGACTCGAAGAGACGTGGCATGTTGTAGTAGTAGTAGTGCAGGAAGTTGTTCCAACTCGGATCTACTCAAAGAGAAGACAGAGCCATTGCCATTGTCGTTGCCATTGACAGGGGACGAGAATCAAAGTACATCTTCAAATAACGCAGAGAATGCTCCTTCCTCTGAATCGCCATGTCCTACTACTGAAACAACCATAAATGAACATGAAACAGCAACGCAGGAAGAAGAGATCAATGTCCAAGAAGAACTTACAGTATCCAATCATGAATCGAGTGCTGATGAGATTCCTCAACAGATTGGTTTTGAAAGCGGAGAAAACGCTGATGGAGATTCCATGAGTCAGCAGCAAGGTTCATGGGGTTATGATAACGAGGATGATCAATATAATGGAGGTGATGAATCTGATTATGACCAGCTGGGGGATAACACCGATTGGATATTGGAGATTTCTCGACCGAGGAGCGATTGGGAAGATCTACGACAAGAAAGATATCAAGAGATGCTCGATCCTTTCCAGCACAAGCAAGACATAAGGGAACTACTTCAAAG GGGAAGCGTATCCAGCTTTCTTTCGAGTGGCTTAAGACAAACAATTGACAGTTTGATGATGTCTCGCACACAAACACAGCCAAATTCAGCGAGAGAAAGAAGGGAGCGATCAGTAATATCTCTTTCGCCTCAAAGGGAACCACTTCCATTAGACAATCAACAAGAAGAACAAGAAGTAGGATTGGAGATGGACGATGTATTTGTAGAAGATGCAGTAGTAGAAcaaatcgaagaagaagaagaagctaatcTAATCCATTGGCAATCTGATGAAGTCGAATGGGAGACTAATAACAACCCCCCTGATCACAACGAAAGCAGTCCCCAACAAGAATCTTCACATTTTCAGTCCTCTGCGAATACCATTCGATGTTCAATA GAATTGGATTTCTTAAATGATTTGAAAGGAAATATAGGCCAACTTCAAGAAGAAATGTCGGAACTTAGAAGATACTTGAAATTATGCATCAGCATGCAAGAAAAACTGCAACATTCACTTAAGCACGATATAGCAGCTGCTGTTAAACATGAAGTTACTACAGTCATGGTTAAAGCAG CTGAAAAGGAGGAACCATTGAAAGGTTTGAAAGGAAATTGTTGCATTTGCTATGAAATGAAAGTTGATTCACTTCTTTACAG ATGTGGGCATATGTGCACATGTTTCAACTGCGCTCATGAACTGCAAAGAAGTAGCGGTAGATGTCCAATTTGTCGATCCCCTATTATCGATATCGTAAGACCATTCATCGATTCGTAA